One Pagrus major chromosome 11, Pma_NU_1.0 genomic region harbors:
- the LOC141005094 gene encoding protein wntless homolog: MAGAIIENMSTKKLAFMAVFILVFQILSIILGALIAPNPTSAIRYLATKCINRHRARGWLVPWGSDRCQQVHSFDEPLAKMLDANDIVFAVHIPLPNKQMSPWFQYMLAVLQFDIAFKMINQIEDDVTITIDAGLAYRDDLTSEWTTKFHSVEQRPLRCTFAVPKTYENEGRFYHCEPIPFMELGSVAHKYFLINLRLPVNDTVNIGIGEIKDIQIVGIHQNGGFTKVWISMKTAYSPWIFGATVWYWHRIGLMARPPVLLERVILALGISMTFLNVPVEWLSLGFEWTWMLLFEDVQQGVFYSTLFCFWIIFCGEHLMDQSQRNRLSAYWWQVGLVVFCSSILLIFDLSERGVHLANPFYSVWASEIGTKVAITFIIVAGISVSLYFLSLCAMVHCVFRNIGGKLQQLPAMPEARRLRYKGIIFRFKFLMLVTLACAAMTVIFFILNQVSEGHWHCGDYTLQVHSAFLTGIYGMWNLYVFTIIFLYAPSHKYNRNKSADSLQTDTLVKPESQESRLTCGEQGPTESYRITGKVAEE; encoded by the exons ATGGCCGGAGCAATCATAGAGAACATGAGCACTAAGAAACTGGCTTTCATGGCTGTCTTTATTCTTGTTTTCCAAATTCTTTCCATCATACTTGGAGCATTAATTG CTCCCAATCCCACCAGTGCCATTCGCTACTTGGCTACCAAATGCATTAATCGCCACCGGGCACGCGGCTGGCTCGTGCCGTGGGGATCAGATCGGTGCCAGCAGGTCCACAGCTTCGACGAGCCTCTGGCCAAAATGCTAGACGCCAACGACATTGTTTTTGCCGTGCACATACCTCTTCCCAACAAGCAGATGAGCCCCTGGTTTCAGTACATGCTGGCTGTTCTGCAGTTCGACATTGCATTCAAAATGATCAATCAGATCG AAGATGATGTTACCATCACTATTGATGCCGGCCTGGCCTACAGGGATGATTTAACATCTGAGTGGACCACAAAGTTTCACTCAGTGGAGCAACGGCCACTCAGATGCACATTTGCAGTCCCTAAG ACATATGAAAACGAAGGCCGCTTTTATCACTGTGAGCCCATACCATTCATGGAACTGGGAAGTGTGGCgcacaaatattttttgattaaCCTGCGCTTGCCTGTGAACGACACGGTGAACATCGGCATTGGAGAAATAAAGGACATCCAAATAGTG GGCATCCACCAGAATGGAGGCTTCACTAAAGTGTGGATCAGCATGAAGACTGCGTACAGTCCCTGGATATTTGGGGCAACAGTTTGGTACTGGCACAGGATCGGCCTCATGGCAAGACCTCCAGTCCTTTTGGAAAG GGTGATTCTTGCTCTGGGTATCTCCATGACGTTCCTGAACGTACCCGTGGAGTGGCTCTCCCTGGGCTTCGAGTGGACGTGGATGCTGCTGTTTGAAGACGTTCAGCAAGGCGTCTTCTACTCAACGCTCTTCTGTTTCTGGATCATCTTCTGCGGCGAACACCTCATG GACCAAAGTCAGAGGAACCGGCTGTCAGCGTACTGGTGGCAGGTCGGGCTGGTGGTGTTCTGCTCTTCTATTCTCCTCATATTTGACCTGAGTGAAAG GGGGGTTCATTTGGCCAACCCTTTCTACAGTGTTTGGGCGTCAGAAATTGGGACAAAGGTGGCA ATCACCTTCATTATTGTGGCAGGGATTTCTGTTAGTCTGTattttctctccctgtgtgcCATGGTGCATTGTGTGTTCAGGAACATCGGTGGGAAATTGCAGCAACTTCCTGCAATGCCAGAGGCCAGGAGACTGCGTTATaag GGTATTATCTTCAGGTTCAAGTTTCTGATGCTGGTGACTCTCGCATGTGCAGCCATGACCGTCATCTTCTTCATATTAAATCAA GTCAGCGAAGGCCACTGGCACTGCGGAGACTACACTCTCCAAGTCCACAGTGCTTTTCTCACAGGGATCTACGGCATGTGGAACCTGTATGtcttcaccatcatcttcctctACGCTCCCTCCCACAAATACAACAGGAACAAGTCAGCAGACAGTCTACAAACAG ATACGCTGGTGAAGCCGGAAAGCCAAGAGAGCCGGCTGACGTGTGGAGAGCAGGGGCCGACGGAGAGCTACAGGATCACCGGGAAGGTGGCTGAAGAGTGA